The nucleotide window TACCGTTGATTTAGCTTCATCAAATTAGAATTGAGATTATTTCCTTCTCCAAGCTCTACACCTATTGTCGTTTTACTTATATAGAGTCTTTCGAGATTTTTGGTGCTATTGGGCAGGAAAGAGAAGCGCACATGGCCAGAACCCTTCAAGTGTCGAACGGTATAATCTTCTTCGGGTCTGAGCTCTTTTTCTTGTGCAATTTCATTGAAGTATTCAATCCACGCATCTGGGTACCTTGTGACAATTGTCAGATTAAATGCTTTGATAGACGTGCTTGTGTTTTTGTAGTCATTGCTATCGAATACAGGTTCTGTTTTGTACCCTGTTAGTTGAAGTGGAACGACAGTATTTGATGATATAAAATCGCGCTTCCCTGAAAGCTGAACTGTTTGAATTATAACTGTGTAGTTATTTTCGTTAGTCTTATTTTCGATAGTTATTGAAGGCGGTTGTCTCATTACGGAACTTTTACCATTTGCAAGAATCAAAGCTCCGTTTTCATACCTGATGACCTGGTCAGGATACTGCTTGTTTTCAGAGTAGCAGGTGATTCCTCCACACTCAAAAGTAATGTTGTCAGGTGTTATTTTTTGAGAAGGATTGCGCATTACTACTGTCATTGCATATCTTTCAGTATTCACCTCAAGTTTTCCATTCGATTTCAAAGGTTCTAAAAAAGGGATTTCTCCTCCTCCAAGATCTATAGGAGCAGTTACTGAAATGTTATTACTTGCAGTATTGTTTAATTCCATGAGTCTGGAGAGTACATCAATATTAGTTTTTACTACCCACATATCGTTCAATATATCATACATATAGTTCTGTTCAGCATCGTTTTTCCACTCTGGAACGTATTCAAGCCTGACTACTGAAGCTATTGTAAACACAAGTCCCAATAATAGTATTGCTATAACAGCTGTTGCAGCAGCGGACTCAGATTTTGAAAAACGGAAAAATAGCCCTACTTTTCCCTCTTCTGTCCCTTTTCTTTTAGTGGAGGCATTCGGGAGCATTTTCGAAACCTTAAGTTTGAATTTTGATATTTTAAATATTTTCCTTGCTTCCTTTTCAATTCAAGCCAATTCCAGGTTCAGCCTTGATCACAGTTTCACTAACATATAATCCCCTCAAACCCTTTGTGTTTGTTTGGGGAAACGTCAAACGTACGAATGGAACTTCAGGAGGACATTCAAGGTCATAATCTAAGGAATCTATGTTTGCGTCCTTAGTTATTTTCTTAAAATACTGTTCCCAAGCTGCAGGATGTTCTGTCCAAACGGTTAATTCCAGTTTCGTTAAGTTTTCTCCAACTGTTTCGTTGATTTCATACAAAGGTCTATAGTCTCTATAATTAATTCCTATAAGGCGAAGAGAGCACCCTCTATTTGAGGAAACAACCTTTGGGGGAACATATGGTTGGAACACTCTCACATTATTTATAGTGAAATTATATTTAGTTGCTGTAGAATTGTCATCTAGCGCCTTGGAAATACGAATTGAAGGATAGAGCATCATAACTGACTGGTCTTCCTGGCCAGGAACTTGATTCTGGTTAAGAATTATAGCTCCGTTTTCGTAACTGAAAGCCTGATCAACATAGTAATTATTCTGAGAATTGTAGGTAATAGTACCACAGTTGATTAACTGAGTACGACTGGTAGAACCGTTGGGTGTTACTACTGTTGCTACTATGCCTATCTTACAATTATCTTTATTTACAGCGAGAGTTCCGCTCGATTTTATAGAGCCTACAAGTGGGAGGTCTCCCCCACCCATATTGAAAGGCACACTCATGATTAACTGAGGAGCTGAAGAGCTAGGGTTCAAAGAGTTAGAATAGGAAGATTCCGGATTTGAAGCCAGGATGATTGACATCATATCTATTTTTGACTTAACTTCTGCCATATCTTCACATACATCCCCCATATGAGAGTATTCAGCATCGTTTTTCCACTCAGGAACACAGCCCACATATACGATAGTTAATGCCGACGATATGATTCCCAGCAACAATACTGCCCCAATAACAGTTGATGTTGCAAATTCCGAATGGGAAAAAAACTTTTTTTCGAATCCGATTTTGTCTGAATTAATTTTTTGCATTTTTTCAGCCCCCACGCCTTAGTCCCATGGACTTTTACATTAAAAATCCACTTTAATTCCTATGAAGTCTACGCAATAATATTTATCAGTGGCTGCGTTTTCAGTGGTTGTGTTTCCAGTGGCTGAAAATCTGACTACCAATTTTTGAAGTTTCTCAGTAGTATTGACATAATACGGTGCTAAATTTATATCAAAGACAGTCTCACCGTCAGCCTCGCATTGTGCAAAATTATAATTTTCTTTCATAGTATAATCTATTCTCACCCAGTCAGAACCATTATATATAGAAAGTGGAAACTCATTCGGGCTACAATCATGAGATTCATAAATTATTTTTAACTGAACCTGGCTTAACGGATCTGAAATCTCCATTTCATCCGTATCTATCCCAAATTGAAACTCCTGATATACAAATTGGTCTTTTGGAACTGAGTCTTTTGTATAAATACCATCACTGATGGCATCAACCATCTCGGTAGGCTGCCATCCCCCATTCTCTATGGAGTTACTGTAAACACTCCCATAAGGGTGTGGAGTTATCCACTCAGGAACTTTCCAGGAACCTCTCTGGAGTACTGCTCTCTGGATTACCTGATCGGATAGCTTATCGATAAAAAATATATCTATGTCTTCTCCTGCCTTGAGTTCAATGCTCTCGGTATTAATTTCTATGCAATCACCAAGAGTGAAAACATCATCACTGGAAGCAGTTCCATTGGGGTTTTTAACAGTAAAGTCGTTACTATTACTATCAAATTCCCCTTTTTTCTCCCCATTGACATTAACAATTATTTTGATAGTAGACTCATCAATGGCTTCCCCTCCGCGATGGATGATCTGTAAAGTACTGGTACTTCTATTGAAATTCTCTTGCAGATCGGTATTCGGAGTATGTTCCGGTTTTACAACTCCCCCATCGGAAAATACGGCCAGCCCTATTGTAGAAAAAGCCAGAACTACTATACTCATCATGAGCAATTGCCCATATACTTCTGAAACTCCCCGGCAGTCCTGGTAAAGTACACAGCGCTTTTTGCCCTCCACGATAAAAACCACTTCCTAAAAATTTAATTACCATTTTTCTAAAGTGTATTTAATGGAATATTAACTTGACTGTCTGAGAAAATTTATTAAGGTAGAGTTGCTTATAGATATCTTGCTGAAATATTTTGCTATGATAACATAGTTTATTCTTTGTTACACCCAGCAAAAGTTTAAATATATATAAGAAGTTGAGTACAAACAGTCGGAATAAAAACATATTGTTAATTTTATTATCAGGTGTTAAAGGTATCTGGCAGTCTGTTACTGTCCTAATACATTTAACCAGGAGGGAGAAACATATGGATTTCAAGAAATTATTTAGAAAAGATGATAAAGCAGTTTCCCCGGTTATCGGTGTCATTTTGATGGTTGCAATTACCGTCATCCTTGCCGCCGCAATCGGTTCTTCAGTATTTGGTATGGGACCTGCTAAGTCTGCACCGCAGGCGAATCTTGAGATTAAAGCAGCTGGAATTACTAATAGTGGTAGTACTAGCGCAGTAGCATCTGTAAAAATCGAACACCTAGGAGGAGACATAATTCGTTTCGAAGACAGTGAAAAAACAAAAGTTACTGCGTCCCTTGAAAACGGTCAGTCTTATACAATCGGGGCTGCAAATAATGCTATTACAGCTAATCCTGCCGGTCTTGGCACCTTAGATGTGGGTTCTGTAAAGACGCTCAAATTAGCGGATGGAGCTGGAGTAAACGCTTTTGTAGGAGTCGAACCTAAGTCTGGTAACACTGTCCATATCAAGATTATCGATGTCCAGACCAATCAGCTTATCTGTATCAAGGATGTAAGGCTTTAAAAACAAGTTTAAGTACCTCAAAAAGGCACTTTTCCTTTTTTTACTTAATTTGTTTTAATCTTGAACTCGTTCTTCATTTTCGATTTTTGTCATATGGCTTTTACCTGTTTTAACTTTAATACTGCTTAGGAATATACTAATAGAATCTATCTCTAAACTAATTTTATTTTCATACTCAAAAAGAAAAAAAGAATCGAAGGGGAACTCTAATCCTCAACCTGCTAATTACGAGTCAACCTCTATACCGCTAACTATGACGGCAAATCTACAGGGAAAATAAGAAGACTTAAAACCCCGATTAAAAGTTCGATTATTTTATTCTTTAGGGCTTTGTTTGTAATTTTATGGCTCAAAACGTTTGTATTGGCTATCAGTCTTTATTCACTTCATTACAGGTGTTCCATCTGTTATAGGAGATATATGACTCACATTCAGTGTTACATCCCCCTGTAGCCAGAAGTCCAAAAGTACACCTGTCAATCTGAATATGTTTAGGTCTACTGCTATCGTTATTCACAGGCTCATACCAGTACTTATGATAAATACAATCATTCGTTACGTGACTTTGTATTATTTTTTGGGTTTTTGAATGATTGAAGCCGTTAAATAAGGAAAATAATGATAAAGTTTGAGAATTTAAAAGGATGTTAGAAAATAGTTCTTTTATACTCATTATATACCCCCCTTTTAATTTAAGAAACGCAACATATAAAAAAATTACCATGTGTAAACACATAAGAAAAACATGTTTTCTACTCCTAACTAAGAACGTTATTCTGTGCCATCAATTATTATAGAACATGCTAACATTCAGGCCTTCAATCATGTATGGAATCTGGTTTCAAATCAATATTTTGGAGAACTATCGAAAAATAAAGTAATTTTCATTGATTTTCGTTAACCGAATAATCATGAAATTAAGTTTCTAATTTACTGATCAAAGAAAAAAAGATGCTTGTGAATACTTTAAATTAGAGTTCTATCGCCAAAAGATGAAAACAGGAAAGAAAGTCTCCTGCTTTTCCGATGAGCATGGTTCCATTTTCATCATAATAATTATCCTTACTCAAAATATCCATAACCAGCGAATTTATTCCTCAAAATCGAATATATAAAGACCTGTACTTTATCCCAATCCCAAAAAAGATGATTTGATCCAGAAAAATAAAAAAAGAGCCGCCGGGGGGACTTGAACCCTCGACCTGCTGATTACGAATCAGCCGCTATACCGCTAAGCCACGACGGCAAATACACAGAAAGATTGAGCAGACTTAATACATAGATCAAGAATTTAATTATTTCGCTCGGGCGGAGCCATTTGCTTTTGCAACGCCTGGATAATCCTTACATTATTTAAATAATGCGGCCACCTTTTTAAGGTTTTAGCTTCCTTTAAACAATTCTGTCACCCCTTTAAACAATCCTATCATCCTTTAAACAATCCTATCATCCTTTAAACAATCCTATCATCCTTTAAACAATCCTATCATCCTTTAAACAATCCTATCATCCTTTAAACAATCCTATCATCCTTTAAACAATCCTGGCCTCTATACAGATATTATACTGATGAGGAGCATACGAACGGACTACCCTTTTATCCAGAACCTCGATTTTTCTTCCTGCTTTTTCCGCAGCTTTCCTTACGAGTTCTATAGAGCTTTCGAAGAGGTCGTCTTCAGGAGTTATTCCATAATAATGGATTATTCCACCGGACTTTGTCAGGAGAACTGCAGAGTCCAGGAATTCAGAGGCGCTATGAGGCAAATTCATAATCACATGATCGGCACTGCCTGCAAACTTTTTTGCTTCTTCCCTGGCATCACCCTCGACTGCTTCAATATTTTTTGCAGAATTGAGAATAATATTTTCTCTGAGATAATACACAGCATCCGGATTTTTATCGATTGCCAGGACTTTTGAAGGCTTTTTGCTCTTTGCGATCAGAATACTGTAAGGTCCGACGCCTGCAAACATATCGACAACAGTATCCCCTTCCTTAATCCAGGAAAGAATTCTTGAGCGCTCGGTTGAAAGGCGGGGAGTAAAATAAGCCCGTGCAAGATCGACTTTGTAGCGGCAGCCGTATTCCCTATGAATGGTTTCGGTTCTCATCTCGCCTGCAATAACCTCAAATTCTCTAACCCGGAATTCTCCGGTAACAGGAGTAAGAGGCTTGAGCACAGTTTTGATATTCGGCTGAGTCTGAAGTAGGGCATCGGCAATTCTTGAGGCTTTCTGTTTATCAAGCTCAGGATCTTCCAGCAGGGCGATGTCCCCTATAACTTCATAAGCAGGGCTGAAACCAAGCAGGTTTTCCGGAACAGGTTTCTTTTCCTGGAGCTTGAAGTCGAACTCGATAAACTCAATTTCTTCGGGAAAATTTTCAAGCTCATCAGGAGCAGGTTCTCTGCTCAGGGGAAGGTAAAGAAATGCTTCATCTGAACCTATTTTTACGGAATTATCCAGAATTTCAAGCTCAAGGAGTATTCTTCGTACAGTTTCTCCTTTCTTTTTAGGAACTTTTATGCACTGCCGTTTCATGGAAAATCGCCTTTCGGAAGCCTAAGGCTATCCTTCTATTAATAAACTACCTCAAACTCTGTCTTCTTCGGTTACTTATCCGGCTATTTGTCCGACTTTGCGTTTTAAACAAGCCTGAAAAGATATAAGTAAATTTTCGGAAAAGGAAAATGCCTCAGAAACTTTGTTTCCAAAGGGATCTTTAATCCTGAGATTTATTTGAAAATAAGGTGAAAAACTCAACTTGACTTTAGGGGTGCTAAGATTGGTAATGGGAGTAAGCATTAACCAGATCAGGAAAATCTCGCTTGGACT belongs to Methanosarcina barkeri 3 and includes:
- a CDS encoding type IV pilin, with amino-acid sequence MDFKKLFRKDDKAVSPVIGVILMVAITVILAAAIGSSVFGMGPAKSAPQANLEIKAAGITNSGSTSAVASVKIEHLGGDIIRFEDSEKTKVTASLENGQSYTIGAANNAITANPAGLGTLDVGSVKTLKLADGAGVNAFVGVEPKSGNTVHIKIIDVQTNQLICIKDVRL
- a CDS encoding type IV pilin N-terminal domain-containing protein, whose protein sequence is MEGKKRCVLYQDCRGVSEVYGQLLMMSIVVLAFSTIGLAVFSDGGVVKPEHTPNTDLQENFNRSTSTLQIIHRGGEAIDESTIKIIVNVNGEKKGEFDSNSNDFTVKNPNGTASSDDVFTLGDCIEINTESIELKAGEDIDIFFIDKLSDQVIQRAVLQRGSWKVPEWITPHPYGSVYSNSIENGGWQPTEMVDAISDGIYTKDSVPKDQFVYQEFQFGIDTDEMEISDPLSQVQLKIIYESHDCSPNEFPLSIYNGSDWVRIDYTMKENYNFAQCEADGETVFDINLAPYYVNTTEKLQKLVVRFSATGNTTTENAATDKYYCVDFIGIKVDF
- a CDS encoding class I SAM-dependent methyltransferase family protein: MKRQCIKVPKKKGETVRRILLELEILDNSVKIGSDEAFLYLPLSREPAPDELENFPEEIEFIEFDFKLQEKKPVPENLLGFSPAYEVIGDIALLEDPELDKQKASRIADALLQTQPNIKTVLKPLTPVTGEFRVREFEVIAGEMRTETIHREYGCRYKVDLARAYFTPRLSTERSRILSWIKEGDTVVDMFAGVGPYSILIAKSKKPSKVLAIDKNPDAVYYLRENIILNSAKNIEAVEGDAREEAKKFAGSADHVIMNLPHSASEFLDSAVLLTKSGGIIHYYGITPEDDLFESSIELVRKAAEKAGRKIEVLDKRVVRSYAPHQYNICIEARIV